From Borrelia sp. RT5S, the proteins below share one genomic window:
- the rpiA gene encoding ribose 5-phosphate isomerase A, translating into MEEQKELLAKYAVENYIVSGMHLGIGTGTTVFYAIKYLSEKIKSGSLKDLTLYPTSSNTKYLLAREGLSYVSKFTKFRENIDITIDGADEVLLEKKALIKGGGAAHLMEKVVAYNSEELLIIADETKIVTSLGKKTSVPIEVAPDSTEFIVARLEKMNFNPVLRTCKLKAGPIITDNNNYILDVEMNIENPEGVEKYFKLFPGVLEIGIFNHKNTKVVYYQNGQIKEV; encoded by the coding sequence ATCGAAGAGCAAAAAGAATTGCTTGCAAAATATGCTGTTGAGAATTATATAGTAAGTGGTATGCATCTGGGTATTGGAACAGGAACAACTGTTTTTTACGCAATTAAATATTTGAGCGAAAAAATAAAATCTGGGTCTTTAAAAGATTTAACACTTTATCCGACAAGCAGCAACACTAAATATTTACTTGCAAGAGAAGGCCTTTCGTATGTATCTAAGTTTACTAAATTTAGAGAAAATATAGATATCACGATTGATGGAGCTGATGAGGTATTATTGGAGAAAAAAGCTTTAATAAAAGGTGGTGGGGCGGCTCATTTAATGGAGAAGGTGGTAGCTTATAATTCTGAAGAGTTATTAATTATTGCAGATGAAACGAAAATTGTAACATCTTTAGGTAAAAAAACTTCCGTACCAATTGAAGTGGCTCCAGATTCTACTGAATTTATTGTGGCAAGACTGGAAAAAATGAACTTCAATCCTGTACTGAGAACTTGTAAGCTTAAAGCAGGACCAATAATAACTGATAACAATAACTACATCCTCGATGTGGAAATGAATATTGAAAATCCCGAAGGTGTTGAAAAATATTTCAAACTATTCCCAGGGGTACTTGAAATCGGTATTTTTAATCATAAAAATACCAAAGTTGTATACTATCAAAATGGACAAATTAAAGAAGTTTGA
- the gpmA gene encoding 2,3-diphosphoglycerate-dependent phosphoglycerate mutase: MYKLVLVRHGESEWNKENLFTGWTDVKLSEKGIAEALDGGKVLKQEGYFFDIAFSSVLVRANDTLNIILSELGQSYIDVEKSWRLNERHYGALQGLNKAETAAKYGEDKVLVWRRSYDVPPMPLEHADKRHPIHDLRYKGIPRNELPSTECLKDTVARVIPYWTDKIARAVLEGRRVIIAAHGNSLRALVKYLDNMGENEILKLNIPTGIPLVYELDKDLKPIKHYYLGDEAKIRAAMESVANQGKAK; this comes from the coding sequence ATGTATAAATTGGTTTTGGTTCGGCATGGTGAGAGTGAATGGAACAAAGAGAATCTTTTCACAGGCTGGACGGATGTTAAGCTTTCTGAAAAGGGTATTGCTGAGGCTTTGGACGGTGGTAAAGTCCTTAAACAAGAAGGCTACTTTTTCGATATTGCTTTTAGTTCGGTATTAGTAAGAGCAAATGATACTTTAAATATTATTTTGAGTGAATTAGGGCAATCTTATATTGATGTGGAGAAATCTTGGAGACTTAATGAGAGGCACTATGGAGCTTTACAGGGATTAAATAAAGCTGAAACGGCTGCTAAATATGGAGAAGATAAGGTGCTGGTTTGGAGGCGTAGCTATGATGTTCCTCCCATGCCTTTGGAGCATGCTGATAAGCGGCATCCAATTCATGACTTAAGATACAAGGGGATTCCTAGAAATGAACTTCCTTCAACAGAGTGTCTAAAGGATACTGTTGCAAGGGTTATCCCTTATTGGACAGACAAGATTGCTAGGGCTGTTCTTGAGGGGAGAAGGGTTATTATTGCTGCTCATGGCAATTCTTTAAGGGCTCTTGTGAAATACCTTGACAATATGGGTGAGAATGAGATTTTAAAGCTTAATATTCCCACTGGTATTCCTTTGGTTTATGAACTTGATAAGGATTTAAAACCCATTAAGCATTATTACTTGGGTGATGAAGCCAAGATCAGAGCTGCTATGGAATCTGTGGCCAATCAGGGTAAGGCAAAGTAG
- the lysS gene encoding lysine--tRNA ligase, which produces MKTAHWADFYAKRIIEEKGEKDKYTVASGITPSGTVHIGNFREVISVDLVARALKDAGRNVRFIYSWDNYDVFRKVPKNMPNQELLASYLRQAITRVPDTKTNESSYAKANEVEFARYLPLVGINPEFIDQSLRYMSSSYSDQIKFALDHKDQIAKALNEHRTTNLEANWYPVSVFCTKCNRDTTNVVSYDYCYSIKYYCECGNKESLDLRKTWAVKLPWRIDWPMRWKYENVDFEPAGKDHHSSGGSFDTSIEIVKIFGGSAPITFQYDFISIKGRGGKISSSSGDVVSLKDVLEIYTPEITRFLFASTKPNIEFSISFDLDVIKIYEDYDKFERVYYGIETIKESKREAFKRIYELSQPKLPDKEIPYQIGFRHLSVLCQIFEGSKDKILKYLNDVKESQKEKLINKIDCAFNWIKTYAPEDFKFSLRSNFDNIEPLKQDCKKAIKQLLEFLKNDFENIAEKDIQDEIYNIARSNNIEPPLLFKQIYNVLIDKDKGPKLAGFIKIIGLTKFEEIVKQFTQI; this is translated from the coding sequence ATGAAAACGGCTCACTGGGCGGATTTTTATGCGAAAAGAATCATAGAAGAGAAAGGAGAAAAAGATAAATATACAGTTGCGTCCGGTATTACTCCTTCAGGAACTGTACATATTGGAAACTTTAGGGAAGTGATTTCTGTTGATCTTGTGGCAAGAGCATTGAAAGATGCGGGCCGAAATGTGAGATTTATCTATTCTTGGGATAATTATGACGTATTTAGAAAAGTACCTAAGAATATGCCGAATCAAGAATTACTTGCATCTTATCTAAGACAGGCCATAACGAGGGTTCCTGATACAAAAACTAATGAATCAAGCTATGCAAAAGCGAACGAAGTTGAATTTGCGCGTTACTTGCCCTTAGTAGGCATTAATCCAGAATTTATAGACCAGTCTTTAAGGTATATGTCAAGCAGTTATTCGGATCAGATTAAGTTTGCACTAGATCATAAAGATCAAATAGCAAAGGCTTTAAATGAACATAGAACAACAAATCTCGAAGCCAATTGGTATCCTGTTAGTGTCTTTTGCACTAAGTGTAACAGAGATACTACGAACGTAGTAAGTTATGATTACTGCTACTCTATTAAATATTACTGCGAATGCGGCAATAAGGAATCTCTTGATTTAAGGAAAACATGGGCTGTAAAGCTTCCATGGAGGATTGACTGGCCGATGCGGTGGAAATACGAAAATGTTGACTTTGAACCTGCTGGGAAGGATCATCATAGTAGTGGAGGCAGTTTTGATACTTCAATAGAGATTGTAAAAATCTTTGGAGGATCTGCTCCTATAACATTTCAATATGATTTCATATCAATCAAAGGTCGGGGGGGGAAAATATCTTCATCTTCTGGTGATGTTGTGTCCTTAAAAGATGTACTGGAAATATATACTCCTGAGATAACAAGATTTTTATTTGCATCAACAAAACCTAACATAGAGTTTTCAATATCATTTGACCTTGATGTAATAAAAATATATGAAGATTACGATAAATTTGAAAGAGTATATTACGGAATTGAGACTATTAAGGAGAGCAAGCGAGAAGCTTTTAAAAGAATTTACGAACTGTCTCAGCCCAAACTACCAGACAAGGAAATCCCATATCAAATTGGCTTCAGACATTTAAGTGTTCTTTGTCAGATTTTTGAAGGTAGTAAGGACAAAATTTTAAAATATCTAAACGATGTAAAGGAGTCCCAGAAAGAAAAACTTATTAATAAAATTGACTGTGCGTTTAACTGGATAAAAACCTACGCTCCTGAGGATTTTAAATTTTCACTAAGGTCTAATTTTGACAATATCGAACCTCTAAAGCAAGATTGCAAAAAAGCCATAAAACAGTTGCTAGAATTTTTGAAAAATGATTTCGAGAACATAGCTGAAAAAGACATTCAGGACGAAATTTACAATATTGCACGAAGCAACAACATTGAGCCCCCTTTGTTATTCAAACAAATCTACAACGTACTAATTGACAAAGACAAAGGACCAAAGCTGGCAGGATTCATTAAAATAATCGGTCTCACGAAGTTCGAAGAAATTGTAAAACAGTTCACTCAAATTTAA
- the era gene encoding GTPase Era translates to MKSGFVAIIGRPSTGKSTLLNSICEHQISIISPKPQTTRNKIKGIFTDKRGQIVFIDTPGFHLSKKKFNIALMNNVHSSITEAELILYVIDIQDNPADEENEILKIIINSKVNFLVVINKIDIKKTKIEEIMLFLEKEGIKRENIIKISAEKKINIEELKSKIYENFKEGPLYYPEEYYTDQEMNLRISEIIRGVTIKNLKEELPYSLYVDIDTLEERRRNLFIRANIVVAGESQKGIIVGKQGRGIKTIGEEARAKISEIFERRCNLFLQVKLKKNWNKETKLIQRIIN, encoded by the coding sequence ATGAAATCAGGATTTGTAGCAATAATAGGTAGACCCTCGACAGGAAAATCTACTCTTTTAAATTCAATATGTGAACACCAAATATCGATTATCTCACCTAAACCACAAACTACTAGAAATAAAATAAAAGGAATATTTACAGACAAGAGAGGTCAAATTGTCTTCATAGACACTCCAGGGTTTCACTTAAGCAAAAAAAAATTTAATATAGCTTTGATGAATAATGTACATTCTTCAATTACAGAGGCGGAATTAATCCTTTACGTAATTGACATTCAAGACAATCCTGCTGATGAAGAAAATGAGATATTGAAAATAATTATCAATTCCAAAGTCAATTTTTTAGTGGTAATAAATAAAATTGACATTAAGAAAACAAAAATAGAAGAAATAATGCTATTTCTGGAAAAAGAAGGTATTAAAAGAGAAAATATTATCAAAATATCCGCGGAGAAAAAAATTAATATTGAAGAGCTAAAAAGTAAGATTTATGAAAATTTCAAAGAAGGCCCTCTTTACTATCCAGAAGAATATTACACAGATCAAGAAATGAATTTAAGAATTAGTGAGATAATTAGAGGAGTGACAATTAAAAATCTTAAAGAAGAGTTACCGTACTCTTTATATGTAGACATTGATACTTTAGAAGAAAGAAGGCGAAATCTTTTCATCAGAGCAAATATTGTTGTAGCAGGCGAAAGTCAAAAGGGAATAATAGTTGGTAAGCAAGGTAGGGGGATAAAAACAATCGGTGAAGAGGCCAGAGCAAAAATATCAGAAATATTTGAAAGAAGATGTAATCTCTTCTTGCAAGTTAAACTAAAGAAAAACTGGAATAAGGAAACCAAACTAATTCAAAGAATAATAAACTGA
- a CDS encoding DUF192 domain-containing protein has translation MRAFCIFFVLIFCISCVEHVYDKEIVIGDIKFCVKLAFDDSSRAKGYMGTRFVDKNNGILFMFNEEKNLSFWMRNTPVPLEIAYINTGGIIKEIHSLVPFSEKSVRSTYKVKYALEVPEGSFSRFNIKIGDRVKFNFDINSVRVE, from the coding sequence CTGAGAGCTTTTTGCATATTTTTTGTCTTAATTTTTTGTATATCCTGTGTAGAGCATGTTTACGATAAAGAAATCGTCATTGGCGATATTAAGTTTTGTGTTAAGCTTGCTTTTGATGATTCTAGTAGAGCTAAGGGGTATATGGGGACTAGGTTTGTAGATAAAAACAATGGTATCCTTTTTATGTTTAATGAAGAGAAGAATTTATCTTTTTGGATGAGAAACACCCCTGTGCCACTTGAGATTGCTTATATTAATACTGGAGGCATTATTAAAGAAATTCACAGTCTGGTTCCGTTTTCAGAGAAGAGTGTGAGATCTACGTACAAGGTCAAATATGCTCTTGAGGTACCAGAGGGTTCTTTCTCTAGATTCAATATCAAAATAGGAGACAGGGTTAAATTCAATTTTGATATTAATTCTGTAAGGGTAGAATAG
- a CDS encoding N-acetylmuramoyl-L-alanine amidase has protein sequence MIFVCVLVEAQEFVYTNILDALDERVFRFSFNAESDILTVKHEKGYLKFKVGFEYCLSSTGYYIYVDPVLLRKGEILITKRALRQIENYFKALKSYGKPRITSIVIDPGHGGHDKGAVVTHKIDGNDVTLSEKDFALIYSMHLYKILSNYFLDRNILLTRVDDVFIPLKDRAEFANAIKPDFPNNVIFLSMHANNAPNPVARGIEFWYLPENSKREVVKNFKGYDIKDNRHLRELNDILDVKYKYESKKLAEILYETFVDAVDETKVRSIREEQWFVIKNSSMPAVLIEIGFLSNISDAGLILDYNYMSKVNMLVLKSLVKFIKFYEK, from the coding sequence TTGATTTTTGTCTGTGTGCTTGTAGAGGCGCAAGAATTTGTTTACACCAACATACTGGATGCACTTGATGAGAGAGTCTTCAGGTTCAGTTTTAATGCCGAAAGTGATATTTTGACTGTTAAGCATGAGAAGGGATATCTTAAATTTAAAGTAGGATTTGAATATTGCCTTTCGTCCACTGGTTACTATATTTATGTTGATCCCGTACTTTTAAGGAAAGGAGAGATTTTAATAACTAAAAGGGCTTTAAGGCAGATTGAAAATTATTTTAAGGCCCTGAAAAGTTATGGTAAGCCAAGAATAACATCGATAGTGATTGACCCTGGTCATGGCGGACATGACAAAGGGGCTGTTGTCACACATAAGATAGATGGAAATGATGTTACTCTTTCAGAGAAGGACTTTGCATTAATTTATTCTATGCATCTGTATAAGATTTTAAGCAATTATTTTCTAGACAGGAATATTTTGTTAACTCGTGTTGATGACGTTTTTATACCACTAAAGGATAGGGCTGAATTTGCAAATGCAATTAAACCAGATTTTCCAAATAACGTAATCTTTTTGTCAATGCATGCAAATAATGCTCCAAATCCTGTGGCTAGGGGGATTGAGTTTTGGTATCTTCCTGAGAATTCAAAAAGAGAAGTTGTGAAAAATTTTAAAGGATATGATATTAAAGATAATAGGCACTTGAGAGAACTTAATGATATACTGGATGTCAAGTACAAATATGAGTCAAAAAAATTAGCTGAGATTTTGTATGAAACCTTTGTTGATGCTGTGGATGAAACTAAGGTGCGATCAATTAGGGAAGAGCAGTGGTTTGTTATAAAAAATAGTAGTATGCCTGCTGTGTTAATTGAGATTGGATTTTTGTCTAATATTTCTGACGCGGGTTTAATTTTGGATTACAATTACATGAGTAAGGTGAATATGCTGGTACTTAAGTCTTTAGTTAAGTTTATTAAATTTTATGAGAAGTAG
- a CDS encoding flagellar filament outsheath protein, with product MRSSILGMFSKYRSFCLRHLVPRGKEYPICLLCVLLFLSFFYSSCVIFLNYDNIFSRKVFYFYSERELVYDLRYLKVRQTLKENLDLLVKDFLLGNSKGFSLLLDTRNAKFLYSFMSNGIYFVNISKEFYGSLGNGGHYGSGGLGVILFIKSLEETINFNYPGCVRELVVFVEGSVLGDESDGFSGNGHFVKR from the coding sequence ATGAGAAGTAGCATATTGGGTATGTTTTCAAAATATAGGTCCTTTTGTTTAAGACATCTTGTTCCTAGGGGGAAGGAATATCCGATTTGTTTGCTGTGTGTGCTTTTGTTTTTAAGTTTTTTTTATTCTTCATGTGTGATTTTTTTAAATTATGATAATATCTTTTCTAGGAAGGTTTTTTATTTTTATTCCGAGCGTGAGTTGGTTTATGACTTAAGATATTTAAAGGTAAGGCAGACTCTTAAAGAGAATTTGGATTTATTGGTTAAAGATTTTCTGTTAGGCAATAGTAAAGGTTTTTCTTTGCTATTAGACACAAGGAATGCTAAGTTTTTATACTCTTTCATGAGTAATGGTATATATTTTGTAAATATATCGAAAGAGTTTTATGGTTCTTTGGGTAACGGTGGTCATTATGGCTCTGGTGGGCTTGGGGTGATTTTATTTATTAAATCTTTAGAAGAAACAATTAATTTTAACTACCCTGGTTGTGTGAGGGAGCTTGTCGTTTTTGTTGAAGGGTCTGTTTTAGGTGATGAGAGCGATGGTTTTTCAGGCAATGGGCATTTTGTTAAGAGATAA
- a CDS encoding flagellar filament outer layer protein FlaA, translating to MTKLKVVFVLLFFVLIGPVFGQEAAGEAGGRQKSELGVLVLDFTELEKDPSSTKLDLAGYVDYVYSGASGIVKPEDMVVDLGISNWSVLLTPSARMQAYVRNSLVAPAVVKSDSRRYSGDTVLGVRVLFPSHSQSSAMVLPPFKIPFYSGEDGNQFLGKGVIDNVKTMKEVKVTVYSLGYEVDLEVLFEDMNGMEYAYPLGTLKFKGWADLVWSNPTYLPSMNSRVVKDDIPNYPIASSKMRFKAFRVSKSHSSKNQNFIFYVKDVRVLYDKLNVSLDSDIDNESVFKVYEDQGTDSLRKLKAQETFKRVLRIRENISMPEGSFQDFLEKDNKKDESGARAK from the coding sequence ATGACAAAATTAAAAGTTGTTTTTGTTTTATTGTTTTTTGTGTTGATTGGTCCTGTTTTTGGTCAGGAAGCTGCTGGTGAGGCGGGTGGCCGCCAGAAGAGCGAGCTTGGTGTTTTGGTTCTTGATTTTACAGAACTTGAAAAAGATCCAAGCTCAACTAAGCTAGATCTTGCAGGCTATGTTGATTATGTTTATTCTGGGGCTTCAGGCATTGTTAAGCCGGAGGATATGGTTGTAGACCTTGGAATAAGTAATTGGAGCGTGCTTTTGACCCCTTCAGCAAGAATGCAGGCTTATGTAAGGAATTCTCTTGTAGCGCCAGCTGTTGTTAAGAGTGATTCTAGGAGATATTCAGGTGACACAGTGTTGGGGGTAAGGGTATTATTTCCTAGCCATTCTCAGTCTTCTGCCATGGTTTTACCTCCATTTAAGATTCCCTTTTATTCTGGGGAAGATGGAAACCAATTTTTGGGTAAGGGTGTTATTGACAATGTCAAGACTATGAAAGAAGTTAAGGTAACTGTATATAGCTTGGGTTATGAAGTAGATCTTGAGGTTTTATTTGAAGATATGAATGGTATGGAATATGCCTATCCTTTGGGGACCTTGAAATTTAAGGGTTGGGCTGATTTGGTGTGGTCAAATCCTACTTATCTTCCAAGTATGAACTCTAGAGTAGTTAAAGATGATATTCCCAATTATCCTATTGCCTCAAGTAAAATGAGGTTTAAGGCCTTTAGAGTATCAAAATCACATAGCTCAAAGAATCAGAATTTTATTTTTTATGTTAAAGATGTAAGAGTTCTTTATGATAAGTTGAACGTTTCTCTAGACTCTGATATTGATAATGAATCTGTATTTAAGGTTTATGAGGATCAGGGGACGGACTCTCTTCGAAAGTTAAAAGCACAGGAAACTTTTAAAAGAGTTTTAAGAATCAGGGAGAATATCTCAATGCCAGAGGGTTCTTTTCAAGATTTTTTAGAGAAAGACAATAAAAAGGACGAGTCAGGCGCTCGAGCAAAGTAG
- a CDS encoding chemotaxis protein CheA, which produces MLDAENEELLGIFFEEAQNLVDTLEENIMSLEDDPNNAGTIDEIFRAAHTLKGSSASVDMMELSEFTHVVEDVFDAIRGNGLRICRELVDLLLNSLDVVKSMLDARLNGSVYLEDVSELKGKLVGFLGKSDQRESMVSLGGASDDRFLLSSFDLHNIRESLGLGQKVLRVSINFNKDNPMATISGIQMFQALKDLSPILHTVPSYEQIIADEYLPRVDYYLICSDIDNVEKKINISDVVSNYAIEELDIEGELGESEARERGVIKSNLVYGDEVQLSSVELLSLRDRIGDAKLFEVKLNFNRDNPMATISGMQMMRALESLGEVYKSIPDNVALLADKFFDVVVYYLISDTSTDSIARKINLEDVVVSFEIKEVNLENVKDLSLDAETDEASAKHFKKGAPLNVNLIRIDSKRIDSILNLVSEAVINKSAYNQINSDMASLLYSFNYFYDYQESFQRNFLVDLKVVFKDMGLELENAVETQIKNLMNHKIERTLHDMGELRDSFLKILQDSKFASGRLSRIITDLHESVLRTRMLPVSGIFLRFTRVVRDLSRKLGKVVELDTEGGDTEIDKSVIDDLVEPLMHCVRNSMDHGLETSEERLRKGKDRVGHILLRARNEGNIISIDIADDGRGIDPNIIRQKSIEKGIIKKDDKFLPDSDVLNLIFSPGFSTASQITDVSGRGVGLDVVKKSIEKLNGTILIDSKIDVGTTFKIKLPLTLVIVQGLLVKSGSELYVVPLNSVLETHRISEENVKLIENEHEVYNLREEIVSVLRLDRLFNIERYENLSEKFLIVINVDDKKAGIVVDLILGEEDFVVKPIKDKYASSPGIVGATTLGDGKVVLIIDVFKLFELRDMKE; this is translated from the coding sequence ATGCTGGATGCAGAAAACGAAGAGCTTTTGGGGATTTTTTTTGAAGAAGCTCAAAATCTCGTAGATACCCTTGAAGAGAATATTATGTCATTAGAGGATGATCCTAATAATGCAGGGACTATTGACGAGATATTTAGGGCAGCTCATACCCTTAAGGGTAGTTCGGCTTCGGTTGACATGATGGAACTCTCGGAGTTCACTCATGTTGTTGAGGATGTATTTGATGCTATTAGAGGTAATGGATTAAGAATTTGTCGTGAGCTTGTTGATTTGCTTTTAAATTCACTTGATGTTGTAAAGAGTATGTTGGACGCACGTCTTAATGGGAGCGTTTATTTAGAGGATGTAAGTGAGCTTAAAGGGAAATTAGTGGGGTTTTTGGGTAAAAGTGACCAGAGGGAATCTATGGTTTCTTTAGGAGGAGCTAGTGATGATAGATTTTTGCTTTCATCTTTTGACCTTCACAACATACGTGAAAGCTTGGGGCTTGGCCAGAAAGTTTTAAGGGTTAGTATTAATTTTAATAAAGATAATCCTATGGCGACGATTTCTGGAATACAGATGTTTCAAGCTTTAAAAGATTTGTCTCCAATTCTTCATACTGTTCCTAGTTATGAGCAAATTATTGCTGATGAATATTTACCTAGAGTAGATTATTACTTAATATGTTCAGATATTGATAATGTAGAGAAAAAAATAAATATATCCGATGTCGTTTCGAATTATGCAATTGAGGAACTTGATATTGAGGGTGAACTGGGGGAATCAGAGGCAAGAGAGAGAGGCGTTATTAAGTCTAACCTCGTATATGGGGATGAAGTTCAGCTTTCTAGTGTTGAGCTTTTAAGCTTAAGGGATCGTATTGGGGATGCTAAATTATTTGAAGTGAAGTTAAATTTTAACAGGGATAATCCCATGGCAACAATTTCTGGGATGCAGATGATGCGAGCGTTAGAAAGCTTGGGAGAGGTTTATAAGTCTATTCCTGATAATGTTGCTTTATTAGCAGATAAGTTTTTTGATGTCGTTGTATATTATTTAATATCGGATACTTCAACAGATAGCATTGCTAGAAAGATAAATTTAGAGGATGTTGTTGTTAGTTTTGAGATTAAAGAGGTCAACCTAGAGAATGTTAAGGACTTGAGTTTAGATGCCGAGACTGATGAAGCATCTGCTAAGCATTTTAAGAAGGGGGCTCCTTTAAATGTCAATTTAATTAGAATTGATAGTAAAAGAATAGATTCTATATTAAATCTTGTAAGTGAAGCTGTTATAAATAAATCAGCTTATAATCAAATAAATTCCGATATGGCATCTTTGCTTTATAGTTTTAATTATTTTTATGATTATCAAGAGAGTTTCCAGAGGAACTTTTTGGTAGATTTGAAAGTTGTCTTTAAAGATATGGGGTTGGAATTGGAAAATGCTGTTGAAACTCAAATAAAAAATTTAATGAATCATAAAATAGAGAGAACTTTACATGATATGGGAGAACTACGAGATTCTTTCTTAAAAATTCTTCAAGATTCAAAATTTGCCTCTGGTAGACTTTCAAGAATAATTACTGATTTGCATGAGAGTGTTTTAAGAACAAGAATGTTGCCGGTTTCTGGTATTTTTTTGAGATTTACAAGAGTTGTAAGGGATTTGTCAAGGAAATTGGGCAAGGTTGTAGAACTTGATACGGAAGGGGGCGATACGGAAATCGATAAGTCTGTTATAGATGATCTTGTAGAACCTTTGATGCATTGTGTTAGGAATTCCATGGATCATGGACTTGAAACTTCTGAAGAAAGACTTAGAAAGGGTAAGGATAGAGTTGGTCATATACTTTTGCGTGCTAGAAATGAGGGCAATATAATATCAATAGATATTGCAGATGATGGCAGGGGGATAGATCCGAATATTATTAGACAAAAATCGATTGAAAAGGGAATAATTAAAAAAGATGACAAGTTTCTTCCCGATAGTGATGTCCTTAACTTGATTTTTTCTCCTGGATTTTCAACAGCAAGTCAGATTACAGATGTTTCTGGGAGAGGGGTGGGTCTTGATGTTGTAAAAAAGAGTATTGAGAAGTTAAATGGGACCATTTTAATAGATTCAAAGATTGATGTTGGTACTACTTTTAAAATCAAGTTACCTTTAACATTGGTAATTGTTCAGGGGCTTCTTGTGAAATCGGGAAGTGAACTTTATGTTGTTCCTTTAAATAGCGTTCTTGAAACGCATAGGATTAGCGAAGAAAACGTTAAGCTGATTGAAAATGAGCATGAGGTGTATAACTTAAGGGAAGAAATTGTATCTGTGCTTAGACTTGATAGGCTTTTTAACATAGAGAGATATGAAAACTTATCTGAGAAATTTTTAATAGTTATTAATGTTGATGATAAGAAAGCAGGAATAGTTGTAGATCTTATTCTTGGAGAAGAAGATTTTGTTGTAAAGCCTATTAAGGATAAGTATGCTTCAAGTCCTGGGATTGTTGGAGCTACTACACTTGGGGATGGTAAGGTTGTTTTAATTATTGATGTGTTTAAGCTTTTTGAGTTAAGGGATATGAAGGAATAG